From Solanum lycopersicum chromosome 8, SLM_r2.1, the proteins below share one genomic window:
- the LOC138337968 gene encoding uncharacterized protein yields MNQNLGINDDDPNKNILALVNVHGQLLLDDPGEYQQRGLFSGLIFEDQNAHIAKKVDKHAISIKHIELQTAQLSVTVNTRQPGTLPSSTVQNRKNEGHCMVITTRGGKQTIDPHMPSKEEKVIKYNDKVVEGSGEVEYNTGKDDEVPTKISINIPLVDALEQMNGYAKFMKDLVTKKRLVIFENDDRMSLHFAKAFYDLGAIINLISLSIYKKFGLGDPKLTALQLLMADRTVKRPIGILKHVLVKVESIIFSTDFVILDCEVNFEVPIILGTQFLVTSKALVDMEKGQMKFRLNNEEETFNICRSKRKSGDIQSISHFYWSESSSVVLFLITNYNPCMFSPLLRKIRLKMNAKVFEQEMQKN; encoded by the exons atgaatcaaaacttgggtattaatgatgatgatccaaacaagAACATCCTAGCTTTGGTtaatgttcatggtcagttattactTGATGATCCGGGTGAATATCAACAAAG aggtttgttttcagggctaatTTTTGAGGATCAaaatgcccatatagctaag AAAGTTGataaacatgcaatatcgattaagcacaTTGAGTTGCAAACGGCCCAATTATCTgtgactgtgaacacacggcaaccgggcactcttcctagcagcACTGTCCAAAATCGAAAAAATGAGGGACACTGTATGGTAATAACTACTCGAGGTGGTAAGCAGACCATTGACCCACATATGCCTTCTAAGGAAGAAAAGGtgataaaatataatgataaggttgtagagggtagtggtgaagtagaatataacactggaaaagatgatGAAGTGCCTacaaag ATTTCTATCAATATACCTTTGGTAGACGCTCTAGAACAAATGaacggttatgccaagtttatgaaagatctcgttacaaagaaaagattggtAATTTTTGAGAATGATGATAGAAT gtcattacattttgcaaaagcatttTATGATCTTGGGGCAATCATAAATCTCATttccctctcaatttacaagaagtttggtttgggtgacccaaagcttACTGCGTTGCaactactgatggccgatcgaaccGTTAAAAGACCTATAGGGATACTCAAacatgtgctagtaaaagtggagtcgatcatattttcgacagattttgttattcttgattgtgaagtcaattttgaagttcctattattcttgggacaCAATTCCTTGTTACGAGTaaagccttagttgatatggaaaaggggcagatgaaatttcggttgaacaatgaagaagaaaccttcaacatttgtaggtccaagAGGAAGAGTGGTGAtatccaatcg ATATCTCATTTCTACTGGTCAGAGTCATCTTCTGTAGTTCTTTTCTTGATCACCAACTACAATCCTTGCATGTTTTCTCCACTCCTCAG aaaaatccgtctaaagatgaacgcgaaagtttttgagcaagaaatgcagaaaaattag